A genomic window from Xenorhabdus cabanillasii includes:
- a CDS encoding DMT family transporter encodes MLNKYIIYAFSCVFIWSFIPSISRFGQKEMDHFQFLFWSNVLSVLAVFLVAVMMGRNWKQLLFIPFPVMIKVLILGALDCFFYLLLYYGYSIENGVAVLVIQYSWPLMIIGLSFILFKEKLSIKQMIGIAIGFIAIVITFTQGNVTQISVQHPQALLLVFSGAFCFALLSVLSKHFAIDPYISTFWVFANSTVVSLVFLLVFSRFQWPVGDSLMPTLLNGIILNGISYIIWFKAMSSPDSPKIASILFLSPILSMMWLILFFGDEFVPAYVVGLGLVIISGLLCISKRNETSTKNKLSDDLIED; translated from the coding sequence ATGCTCAATAAATATATTATTTATGCGTTTTCCTGTGTATTCATTTGGAGTTTTATTCCATCTATATCACGTTTTGGTCAGAAAGAGATGGATCATTTCCAATTTTTATTCTGGTCAAATGTACTGTCTGTTTTGGCTGTCTTTCTGGTTGCGGTTATGATGGGGAGAAACTGGAAGCAACTCTTATTTATTCCTTTTCCTGTAATGATTAAGGTCCTTATATTAGGGGCTTTGGACTGTTTCTTTTATTTACTGCTCTACTATGGTTATTCCATCGAAAATGGTGTTGCTGTTTTGGTCATTCAATATAGCTGGCCGTTGATGATAATCGGGCTGTCATTTATCCTGTTTAAAGAGAAATTGTCTATCAAGCAGATGATAGGTATAGCAATTGGTTTTATTGCAATTGTCATCACCTTTACTCAAGGTAATGTCACCCAAATTTCTGTGCAACACCCACAGGCTTTATTACTGGTGTTTAGCGGAGCGTTCTGTTTTGCTTTACTGTCTGTTTTATCAAAACACTTTGCTATTGATCCTTATATCAGTACGTTCTGGGTTTTTGCTAACTCAACTGTAGTCTCTCTCGTATTTTTATTGGTGTTCAGCAGATTCCAGTGGCCTGTGGGAGATTCACTGATGCCAACATTGCTAAATGGCATCATATTGAATGGGATATCTTATATTATCTGGTTCAAGGCTATGAGTAGTCCTGATTCACCGAAAATTGCCTCGATCTTATTTTTATCACCAATATTGTCGATGATGTGGCTGATTTTGTTCTTTGGTGATGAATTCGTTCCGGCCTATGTGGTGGGATTAGGACTTGTTATCATATCCGGGTTACTTTGTATCAGTAAAAGGAATGAAACTTCGACGAAAAATAAATTGTCAGATGATTTGATTGAAGATTGA
- the tilS gene encoding tRNA lysidine(34) synthetase TilS, with amino-acid sequence MNSAHESLMIALTDQIGTHKKILVGFSGGLDSTVLLHLLVRLRQQSLQAGCDKQNSMTLRAVHIHHGLNAKADDWVAHCRQICADWQVDFHAERVNLDSRKKGIEAAARDARYQVFRHALQQDEILVTAQHLDDQAETFLLALKRGSGPAGLSSMPSSMSFAETTLIRPLLNVSRAELESYAQEQGLEWVEDDSNQDDRYDRNFLRLNIMPLLNQRWPHFSQAVSRSAGLCGEQEQLLDELLDDLLNSLITPEGAIVIPPLETYSEAKRNALLRRWFNRYGVKMPAREQLKRIWSEVALSRQDAEPCFRLGQFDIRRYRQQLWLVSQYQSLAGMVIEWNTEQELPLPDGLGTLFLSESEGNKGDTVNIRAPKNNERVTIRFGIQGNISIVGRQHSRHSKKLWQELGVAPWLRERTPLLYYDDKLIAALGVFVTKEGQLLAEDMGFSVQWQKILPRTILPHA; translated from the coding sequence ATGAATAGTGCACATGAGTCTCTGATGATTGCATTGACTGATCAGATAGGGACACATAAAAAAATTTTAGTCGGGTTTAGTGGTGGACTGGATTCTACCGTGTTGCTGCATTTACTGGTTCGTCTGCGCCAGCAATCTTTACAAGCGGGCTGTGATAAACAGAACTCAATGACATTAAGGGCAGTCCATATTCATCATGGTTTAAACGCAAAAGCGGATGATTGGGTTGCTCATTGTCGCCAGATTTGTGCTGACTGGCAGGTTGATTTCCATGCCGAAAGAGTGAACCTGGATAGCCGGAAGAAAGGTATTGAAGCTGCGGCTCGTGATGCTCGCTATCAGGTTTTTCGGCATGCATTGCAACAGGATGAGATTCTGGTAACGGCACAACACCTTGATGATCAAGCTGAAACATTTTTGTTGGCATTAAAACGGGGGAGTGGCCCGGCTGGTTTATCTTCTATGCCATCTTCTATGTCATTTGCTGAGACAACGCTCATTCGCCCATTACTGAATGTCAGCCGTGCAGAATTAGAGAGTTATGCGCAAGAACAAGGGCTGGAATGGGTTGAAGATGATAGTAATCAGGACGATCGGTATGATCGCAATTTCCTGCGTTTGAATATCATGCCACTGCTTAACCAGCGTTGGCCACACTTTTCACAAGCGGTTTCCCGTAGTGCCGGTTTGTGTGGTGAGCAAGAGCAATTACTGGATGAATTGCTTGATGATTTATTGAATTCGCTGATAACTCCAGAGGGAGCAATAGTAATTCCCCCTTTGGAAACATACTCTGAGGCTAAACGTAACGCATTACTGCGTCGGTGGTTCAATCGGTATGGAGTGAAAATGCCTGCTCGTGAACAACTTAAGCGGATCTGGTCAGAAGTCGCACTTTCCCGACAGGATGCAGAACCTTGTTTCAGGTTAGGACAGTTTGACATTCGCCGTTATCGACAACAGTTATGGTTAGTGTCTCAATATCAATCACTTGCTGGTATGGTTATTGAATGGAATACAGAACAGGAATTGCCATTACCAGATGGTCTGGGAACACTTTTCCTTTCCGAAAGTGAAGGGAATAAAGGAGATACGGTTAACATCAGAGCACCTAAGAATAATGAGCGGGTTACAATCCGCTTTGGAATTCAGGGAAATATTAGCATCGTGGGGCGGCAGCATTCCCGCCATAGTAAAAAGTTATGGCAGGAACTTGGTGTGGCACCCTGGCTCAGGGAAAGAACGCCATTGCTTTACTATGATGATAAGCTCATTGCAGCATTGGGGGTTTTTGTAACGAAAGAAGGGCAACTTTTGGCTGAAGACATGGGTTTTTCAGTTCAATGGCAGAAAATTTTACCTCGTACTATTTTACCTCATGCTTAG